tggAAAATGTTACAGTAACCTAATCAAactttttattgaatttaaacaaaatattCTATAAAAGAGCAATCTGTATTTATGTGTAATCATATTATGACTAATCTTGTAGGTTAGTGTGTCATCAACATATGTATATTCTGTTTATGATGACGGGAGGAAGTACATAGTATGTCTTGATAGGAGGACTTGCTCTTGTGGTATATTCCAATTGGACGAGATAACATGTGAACATGCGATTGCAGTACTAAAAAGCAAGAATGTAGTTGATATGAAGCCTTATTGTTCAGAGTTTTATTATCCTAAAACATTAAGGAAAATGTATGAAGAATCTATGTTTTCAATGCCCGATAAGAAGGACTTGATTGTGCCACAAGAAGTTATGGATGAAGTTGTGTTACCACCAAAATACAAACGTCAACCCGGAAGGCCAAAGAAAAATAGgcacaagaaatcaagtgaa
The genomic region above belongs to Capsicum annuum cultivar UCD-10X-F1 unplaced genomic scaffold, UCD10Xv1.1 ctg33773, whole genome shotgun sequence and contains:
- the LOC124891301 gene encoding uncharacterized protein LOC124891301 → MVKAYRKDEFDFFWNQVRKTDKRVKSYLEDARFEKWIRVYAPVNRGRMMTSNIAECINGKLKLVSVSSTYVYSVYDDGRKYIVCLDRRTCSCGIFQLDEITCEHAIAVLKSKNVVDMKPYCSEFYYPKTLRKMYEESMFSMPDKKDLIVPQEVMDEVVLPPKYKRQPGRPKKNRHKKSSETMTSSSNCCGRCGYAGHNRCTCNFFPKED